In the Chloroflexota bacterium genome, GAGGTAAGCTACCTGCCGCAAATGAAGAAGCGGCAACCGACCTGCTAAACTATGCCGGTTATCAGGCAGTCAGCCTCAAACCGCATATTCCTTTCCTCAATGTCGATAAACTGACGGCCGGCATGTTCCGGGTAAAGCCCGGAGATATCATCCTTATATACCGGCAGATGGCCATGCTGCTGGAGTCCGGCATCGATATCGTTG is a window encoding:
- a CDS encoding type II secretion system F family protein — its product is MVFQYIAYNEKGEIVRGKLPAANEEAATDLLNYAGYQAVSLKPHIPFLNVDKLTAGMFRVKPGDIILIYRQMAMLLESGIDIVASLELLQEQATSRAVKKVLGDVISDLRAGHQLSRAL